From the Butyrivibrio fibrisolvens genome, one window contains:
- a CDS encoding type II secretion system protein, with protein sequence MNNNDRTDELNKGFSLVELVIVIAILAIVGLILGTLITTGINLYQRQNKDLNLQTRSQLLQSQITTYITNADLGLYMPEGADESSTMFAVLSIDNDYYDKNVGSAQKQSDFENGTIHARAAIIAYDSEQSKIYYVAGADGSADGIPVIAEFEDGKVKKVTITDSESMYSDDMTTWPVLSDYVSDFKVKVVDDAKVVNVEMALEYSERIYTYDFTVALRNDTSMYGPKSSEESEGSTEGSESEYRY encoded by the coding sequence ATGAATAATAACGATAGAACAGATGAACTGAATAAAGGTTTTTCCCTCGTAGAGCTTGTTATAGTGATCGCGATATTGGCTATAGTGGGCCTGATCCTGGGAACGCTCATAACTACAGGAATCAATCTGTATCAGAGACAGAACAAGGATCTAAACCTACAGACAAGGTCCCAGCTATTGCAAAGTCAGATCACGACTTATATAACTAATGCCGATCTTGGCCTTTATATGCCGGAAGGTGCAGATGAAAGTTCTACTATGTTTGCAGTATTGTCAATTGATAATGATTACTATGATAAAAACGTAGGTTCTGCCCAGAAACAGAGCGATTTTGAAAACGGGACGATTCATGCAAGAGCTGCGATCATCGCATATGACAGTGAACAAAGCAAAATCTATTATGTTGCGGGAGCTGACGGTTCAGCAGATGGAATCCCTGTAATAGCAGAATTTGAAGATGGTAAGGTCAAAAAAGTTACTATTACAGATTCCGAAAGTATGTATTCTGACGATATGACTACCTGGCCTGTACTGTCTGATTATGTTTCTGATTTTAAGGTCAAAGTCGTTGATGATGCTAAGGTTGTAAATGTTGAGATGGCACTTGAGTATTCAGAGAGAATCTATACGTATGACTTCACAGTAGCTCTTAGAAATGATACGAGTATGTATGGGCCTAAAAGCAGTGAAGAATCTGAAGGCAGCACAGAAGGATCTGAAAGTGAATATCGGTATTGA
- a CDS encoding pilus assembly FimT family protein codes for MHKNPYIKNKNKCINDKGVSLVELIIIIAIMAVLSTGLISMIGILNGRAARECAQDTLSALSKVRVLTLSKSTGAPESGLSADADVYLEIKPDGGGRILIMQVNKNKEGETIVDQISVGAANVDIIAVVGGNEVNLTGTDIKIAYDRATGAFLKYSDEGYMTKLTFKQGKSYTIYMTPATGKATMEQ; via the coding sequence ATGCATAAGAATCCTTATATTAAAAATAAGAATAAATGCATAAATGATAAAGGTGTATCCCTGGTAGAGCTGATTATTATCATTGCTATTATGGCTGTCTTATCTACAGGTCTTATATCCATGATCGGCATCTTGAACGGCCGGGCAGCAAGAGAGTGTGCGCAGGATACCCTTTCGGCTCTGTCCAAGGTCAGAGTATTAACACTTAGTAAGTCAACCGGCGCGCCGGAATCAGGACTATCAGCTGATGCAGATGTATATCTTGAGATAAAACCTGACGGCGGTGGCCGCATATTGATAATGCAGGTCAATAAGAACAAAGAAGGAGAGACAATAGTAGATCAGATAAGTGTAGGCGCGGCCAATGTAGATATCATAGCAGTTGTAGGCGGAAACGAAGTGAACCTTACAGGAACTGACATAAAAATAGCTTATGACAGAGCCACAGGAGCTTTCCTTAAGTATTCAGATGAAGGCTACATGACTAAACTAACATTCAAACAGGGCAAGAGCTATACCATCTACATGACTCCTGCAACAGGCAAGGCTACGATGGAACAGTAG